Proteins encoded together in one Juglans regia cultivar Chandler chromosome 9, Walnut 2.0, whole genome shotgun sequence window:
- the LOC109000289 gene encoding deoxyhypusine synthase isoform X2, translating into MPSMSLIKCEEERDPIYRKSVRCKVFLGFTSNLISSGVRDVVRYVVEHHMVDVVVTTTGGIEEDLIKCLAPTYKGDFALPGAYLRSKGLNRIGNLLVPNDNYCKFEDWIIPILDQMLKEQIEENVLWTPSRLISRLGKEINNKSSYLYWAYKNNIPVYCPGLTDGSLGDMLYFHSFRSPGLIIDIVQDIRAMNGEAVHASPRKTGMIILGGGLPKHHICHANMMRNGADYAVFINTAQEFDGSDSGAHPDEAVSWGKIRDSAKTVKVHCDATIAFPLLVAETFASKEKQFLQD; encoded by the exons ATGCCATCGATGTCGTTAATCAAATG TGAGGAGGAGAGGGATCCGATCTACAGGAAGTCTGTGAGATGCAAAGTTTTCCTGGGTTTTACTTCAAATCTTATATCTTCTGGTGTTAGGGATGTGGTTCGCTATGTTGTTGAGCATCATATG GTTGATGTAGTGGTTACGACAACTGGCGGTATAGAAGAAGATCTTATAAAATGCCTTGCACCCACCTATAAAGGTGACTTTGCTCTACCTGGAGCTTATTTGCGTTCAAAAGGTCTGAACCGCATTGGTAACTTGTTGGTACCTAATGACAACTACTGCAAATTCGAGGACTGGATAATTCCAATTCTTGACCAGATGTTGAAGGAGCAAATTGAAGAG AATGTATTATGGACGCCATCTAGATTGATTTCTCGCTtgggaaaagaaattaataacaAGAGTTCATACCTCTACTGGGCATACAAG AACAACATCCCAGTTTACTGTCCAGGCCTAACAGATGGCTCACTAGGGGACATGTTGTACTTCCATTCCTTCCGCAGCCCGGGTCTGATTATAGACATAGTGCAAG ATATTAGAGCCATGAATGGTGAAGCTGTCCATGCAAGCCCTAGGAAGACCGGCATGATAATTCTTGGAGGGGGCCTTCCAAAACATCACATTTGCCATGCGAATATGATGCGAAATGGTGCAGATTATGCTGTGTTTATCAATACTGCACAGGAGTTTGATGGGAGTGACTCTGGAGCTCATCCTGATGAGGCTGTCTCATGGGGGAAAATAAGAGATTCAGCTAAGACTGTTAAG GTACATTGCGATGCGACCATTGCTTTCCCTCTACTGGTTGCAGAAACATTTGCCTCTAAGGAGAAACAGTTTCTTCAAGATTAA
- the LOC109000289 gene encoding deoxyhypusine synthase isoform X1, translated as MGETIKDGFLAAVHSTVFKESENLEGAYVKIEGYDFNQGVNYSQLLRSMVSTGFQASNFGDAIDVVNQMLDWRLSDGIVTEDCSEEERDPIYRKSVRCKVFLGFTSNLISSGVRDVVRYVVEHHMVDVVVTTTGGIEEDLIKCLAPTYKGDFALPGAYLRSKGLNRIGNLLVPNDNYCKFEDWIIPILDQMLKEQIEENVLWTPSRLISRLGKEINNKSSYLYWAYKNNIPVYCPGLTDGSLGDMLYFHSFRSPGLIIDIVQDIRAMNGEAVHASPRKTGMIILGGGLPKHHICHANMMRNGADYAVFINTAQEFDGSDSGAHPDEAVSWGKIRDSAKTVKVHCDATIAFPLLVAETFASKEKQFLQD; from the exons ATGGGGGAAACAATTAAGGATGGTTTTCTAGCGGCTGTGCATTCCACGGTTTTCAAAGAATCGGAAAATCTGGAAGGGGCTTATGTTAAGATTGAGGGTTACGATTTCAATCAAGGAGTAAACTACTCTCAGCTTCTCAGGTCCATGGTCTCCACCGGGTTTCAAGCTTCCAATTTCGGAGATGCCATCGATGTCGTTAATCAAATG CTAGATTGGAGGCTTTCTGATGGGATTGTTACGGAAGATTGCAGTGAGGAGGAGAGGGATCCGATCTACAGGAAGTCTGTGAGATGCAAAGTTTTCCTGGGTTTTACTTCAAATCTTATATCTTCTGGTGTTAGGGATGTGGTTCGCTATGTTGTTGAGCATCATATG GTTGATGTAGTGGTTACGACAACTGGCGGTATAGAAGAAGATCTTATAAAATGCCTTGCACCCACCTATAAAGGTGACTTTGCTCTACCTGGAGCTTATTTGCGTTCAAAAGGTCTGAACCGCATTGGTAACTTGTTGGTACCTAATGACAACTACTGCAAATTCGAGGACTGGATAATTCCAATTCTTGACCAGATGTTGAAGGAGCAAATTGAAGAG AATGTATTATGGACGCCATCTAGATTGATTTCTCGCTtgggaaaagaaattaataacaAGAGTTCATACCTCTACTGGGCATACAAG AACAACATCCCAGTTTACTGTCCAGGCCTAACAGATGGCTCACTAGGGGACATGTTGTACTTCCATTCCTTCCGCAGCCCGGGTCTGATTATAGACATAGTGCAAG ATATTAGAGCCATGAATGGTGAAGCTGTCCATGCAAGCCCTAGGAAGACCGGCATGATAATTCTTGGAGGGGGCCTTCCAAAACATCACATTTGCCATGCGAATATGATGCGAAATGGTGCAGATTATGCTGTGTTTATCAATACTGCACAGGAGTTTGATGGGAGTGACTCTGGAGCTCATCCTGATGAGGCTGTCTCATGGGGGAAAATAAGAGATTCAGCTAAGACTGTTAAG GTACATTGCGATGCGACCATTGCTTTCCCTCTACTGGTTGCAGAAACATTTGCCTCTAAGGAGAAACAGTTTCTTCAAGATTAA
- the LOC109000289 gene encoding deoxyhypusine synthase isoform X3, with translation MVDVVVTTTGGIEEDLIKCLAPTYKGDFALPGAYLRSKGLNRIGNLLVPNDNYCKFEDWIIPILDQMLKEQIEENVLWTPSRLISRLGKEINNKSSYLYWAYKNNIPVYCPGLTDGSLGDMLYFHSFRSPGLIIDIVQDIRAMNGEAVHASPRKTGMIILGGGLPKHHICHANMMRNGADYAVFINTAQEFDGSDSGAHPDEAVSWGKIRDSAKTVKVHCDATIAFPLLVAETFASKEKQFLQD, from the exons ATG GTTGATGTAGTGGTTACGACAACTGGCGGTATAGAAGAAGATCTTATAAAATGCCTTGCACCCACCTATAAAGGTGACTTTGCTCTACCTGGAGCTTATTTGCGTTCAAAAGGTCTGAACCGCATTGGTAACTTGTTGGTACCTAATGACAACTACTGCAAATTCGAGGACTGGATAATTCCAATTCTTGACCAGATGTTGAAGGAGCAAATTGAAGAG AATGTATTATGGACGCCATCTAGATTGATTTCTCGCTtgggaaaagaaattaataacaAGAGTTCATACCTCTACTGGGCATACAAG AACAACATCCCAGTTTACTGTCCAGGCCTAACAGATGGCTCACTAGGGGACATGTTGTACTTCCATTCCTTCCGCAGCCCGGGTCTGATTATAGACATAGTGCAAG ATATTAGAGCCATGAATGGTGAAGCTGTCCATGCAAGCCCTAGGAAGACCGGCATGATAATTCTTGGAGGGGGCCTTCCAAAACATCACATTTGCCATGCGAATATGATGCGAAATGGTGCAGATTATGCTGTGTTTATCAATACTGCACAGGAGTTTGATGGGAGTGACTCTGGAGCTCATCCTGATGAGGCTGTCTCATGGGGGAAAATAAGAGATTCAGCTAAGACTGTTAAG GTACATTGCGATGCGACCATTGCTTTCCCTCTACTGGTTGCAGAAACATTTGCCTCTAAGGAGAAACAGTTTCTTCAAGATTAA